In Cynocephalus volans isolate mCynVol1 chromosome 3, mCynVol1.pri, whole genome shotgun sequence, one DNA window encodes the following:
- the CATSPER2 gene encoding cation channel sperm-associated protein 2 yields MAVFHREGHVLLPRADAIRSRLIDTFSLIEHLQGLSQAVPRHTVRELVDPSHQKKLMLGDQHQLVRFSIKPQHVGRISHAQRMLSRLHVRCSQRPPLSLWAGWVLECPLFTNFIIFLIFLNTIVLMVEIELLESTNTKLWPLKLTLEVASWFILLVFILEILLMWLSSFFLFWKSAWNVFDFVVTMLSLLPEVVVLAGVTSQPVWLQFLRICRVLRSLKLFARFRQIRVIILALVRALKSMTSLLMLLLIFFYIFAVTGVYFFENYTRSTREDLEYHMFFSDVLNSLVTVFILFTLDHWYALLQDVWKVPEVSRIFSSLYVILWLLLGSIIFRNIIVAMMVTNFQNIRKELNEEMTHLEVQHKADIFKRQIIQRRQNLYPEALRPSRSKTDVRGSSQQRMSLDLEVSEELSKHSAAEEELIMSAPKTEEPLSKRKKYPSAPSTSSSSYSFSSESRYSEYIGQLDWETLVHQNLPGLMEMDQEDRVVWPRDSLFRYFELLEKLQYNLEERKKLQGFAVQALMNFEDK; encoded by the exons ATGGCCGTTTTTCACCGAGAAGGGCACGTGCTACTACCCCGAGCTGATGCCATTCGTTCACGTCTCATTGATACTTTCTCTCTTATCGAACATTTGCAAGGCTTAAGCCAGGCTGTGCCACGGCACACAGTCCGGGAGTTAGTTG ATCCTTCTCATCAGAAAAAACTTATGTTGGGAGATCAACACCAGCTAGTGCGCTTCTCCATAAAACCTCAACATGTAGGACGGATTTCACATGCCCAAAGAATGCTGAGCAGGCTTCATGTGCGCTGCAGTCAGAGGCCACCACTTTCCTTGTGGGCTGGATGGGTTCTTGAAT GTCCTCTCTTCACAAACTTCATCATCTTCCTCATCTTTTTGAATACGATTGTACTGATGGTTGAAATAG AATTGCTGGAATCCACAAATACCAAACTGTGGCCATTGAAGCTGACTTTGGAGGTGGCGTCTTGGTTTATCTTGCTTGTTTTCATCTTGGAGATCCTTCTTATGTGGCTATCCAGCTTTTTCCTCTTCTGGAAGAGTGCCTGGAATGTCTTTGACTTTGTTGTTACCATGTTG TCCCTGCTTCCTGAGGTTGTGGTGTTGGCAGGGGTAACAAGCCAGCCTGTGTGGCTCCAGTTTCTGAGGATCTGCCGGGTGCTGAGGTCTCTCAAACTCTTTGCACGATTCCGTCAAATTCGAGTTATTATTTTGGCCCTGGTCAGGGCCCTGAAG AGCATGACTTCCCTCTTGATGTTGCTGCTCATCTTCTTCTACATTTTTGCTGTGACTGGTGTCTACTTCTTCGAGAACTACACTCGTTCAACTCGTGAGGACCtggaataccacatgttcttctC GGATGTGCTGAATTCCCTGGTGACAGTGTTCATTCTCTTCACCTTGGATCACTGGTATGCACTGCTTCAGGATGTCTGGAAGGTGCCTGAAGTCAGCCGCATCTTCAGCAGCCTCTATGTCATCCTGTGGTTGTTGCTCGGCTCCATCATCTTTCGAAATATCATAGTAGCCATGATGG TTACTAACTTCCAGAATATCAGGAAAGAGCTGAATGAGGAGATGACACATCTGGAGGTTCAGCACAAAGCTGACATATTCAAGAGGCAGATTATTCAGAG GAGACAAAACCTGTACCCTGAAGCACTGAGGCCAAGCCGTAGCAAAACGGATGTGAG AGGATCCAGTCAACAAAGGATGTCTTTGGACTTAGAAGTTTCTGAAGAACTGTCTAAACACAGCGCTGCTGAAGAGGAATTGATAATGTCTGCACCAAAAACAGAAGAGCccttgtcaaaaagaaaaaagtacccaTCTGCCCCCTCTACTTCTTCCTCCTCATATTCCTTCTCTTCTGAATCCAGATATTCTGAATATATTG GTCAGTTGGACTGGGAGACTCTTGTGCACCAGAATCTGCCTGGGCTAATGGAAATGGATCAGGAAGATCGTGTTGTTTGGCCCAGAGATTCACTCTTTCGATATTTTGAGTTGCTGGAAAAGCTGCAGTATAACCTAGAGGAGCGTAAGAAGTTGCAAGGGTTTGCAG TGCAGGCACTAATGAACTTTGAAGACAAGTAA
- the STRC gene encoding LOW QUALITY PROTEIN: stereocilin (The sequence of the model RefSeq protein was modified relative to this genomic sequence to represent the inferred CDS: substituted 1 base at 1 genomic stop codon) has product MALSLWPLLLLSCXLLVSLLTVTLAPTGSQSLDPDLSLLKSLLSTLDQAPQGSLSHSRFSAFLANISSSFKPGRMGEGPVGEPPPLQPPALRLHDFLVTLRGSPDWEPMLGLLGDVLALLGQKQTPRDFLMHQAGVLGGLVEVLLGALVPGGPPAPTRPPCTRDGPSDCVLAADWLPSLLLLLEGTRWQALVQVQPSVDPTSATGLDGRETAPHLLQGLLGLLTPTGELGSEGVLWDGLLRTVGAPLNAAFQEGLLRVTHSLQDEVFSILGQPEPDANGQCQGGNLQQLLLWGVRHNLSWDVQALGFLSGSPPPPPALLHCLSTGVPLPRASQPSAHISPRQRRAISVEALCENHPGPVPPYSISNFSIHLLCQHAKPATPQPPPSSAAICQTAVWYAVSWAPGAQGWLQACHDQLPDQFLDAICSNLSFSALSSSNRHLVKRLCAGLLPPPTSCPEGPPPVPLTPEIFWGCFLENKTLWAERLCGEASLQAVPPSNQAWVQHVCEGPTPDVTASPPCHIGPCGERCPDGGSFLVMVCANDTMYEVIVPFWPWLAGQCRINRGGNDTCFLEGLLGPLLPSLPPLGPSPLCLAPGPFLLGMLSQLPRCQSSVPALAHPARLHYLLRLLTFLLGPGAGGAEAQGMLGRALLLSSLPDNCSFWDAFRPEGRHSVLRTVGEYLVQEEQPTPPGFEPTLWYEQDGATGMSKMELLACFSPVLWDLLQREKSVWALQILVQAYLHMPLENLQQLVLSAEKEAAQGFLTLMQRSWAQLQVPPSEEQALGRLTALLLQRYPRLTSQLFIDLSPLIPFLAVSDLMRFPPSLLANDSVLAAIRDYSPGMRPEQKEALAKRLLAPELFGEVPAWPQELLLAVLPLLPHLPLENFLQLSPHQIQALEDSWPAAGLGPGHARHVLRSLVNQSVQDGKEQVRRLGPLACFLSPEELQSLVPLSDPMGPVERGLLECAANGTLSPEGRVAYELLGVLRSSGGAVLSPRELRVWAPLFPQLGLRFLQELSEPQLRAMLPALQGTSVTPAQAVLLLGRLLPRHDLSLEDLCSLHPLLPGLSPQTLQAIPRRVLFGACSCLAPELSRLSACQTAALLQTFRVKDGVKNVGTTGAGAAVCIPGQPIPTTWPDCLLPLLPLKLLQLDSAALLENRRRYRELPWSEQQAQFLWKKIEVPNNLTLRNLQDLGTLAGGMSCEFLQQISLVVDFLEVVHMIYQLPTGVRGSLRACIWAEIQRRMIMPVPELTTLGPELSGLDTRLLLDLPVQLMDRLSNETIMLVVELVQGAPEQLLALTPLHQAALAERALQNLVPKETPVSGEVLETLGPLIGFLGRDSTRRIPLQILLSHLSQLQGFCLGETFAAELGWLLLQEPVLGKPELWSQDEVEQAGRLVFTLSTESISLIPREALGPETLERLLEKQQSWEQSRVGRLCGGPQLALKKAALVAGVVQAAAEDLPEPVPNCADVRGTFPAAWSATQIAEMELSDFEDCLALFAGDPQLGPEELRAAMGKAKQLWGPPQGFRPEQILQLGRLLIGLGERELQELVLVDWGVLSTLGQIDGWSSTQLRVVVSSFLRQSGRHVSHLDFIHLTALGYLLCGLRPEELQHINSWEFSQAALFLGNLHLQCSEKQLEVLVQLLVLPGGFGPVSNWGPEIFTEIGTIAAGIPDLALSALLQGQIQGLTPLAISVIPAPKFAVVFSPTQLSSLTSVQAVAVTPEQMAFLSPEQRRAVAWAQHEGKEIPEQQGRSTAWRLQDWSQLSWALALTISFLGHLL; this is encoded by the exons ATGGCTCTGAGCCTCTGgcccctgctgctgctgtccTGT TGACTTCTGGTTTCCCTTCTTACAGTGACCCTGGCCCCTACTGGGTCTCAGTCCCTGGACCCTGATCTCTCCCTTTTGAAGTCATTGCTCTCCACTCTGGACCAGGCTCCCCAGGGCTCCCTCAGCCACTCACGGTTCTCTGCATTCCTGGCCaacatttcttcttcctttaagCCTGGGAGAATGGGGGAGGGACCAGTAGGAGAGCCCCCACCTCTTCAGCCCCCTGCCCTCCGGCTCCACGATTTCCTAGTGACACTGAGAGGCAGCCCAGACTGGGAGCCAATGCTAGGGTTGCTGGGGGATGTGCTGGCATTGCTGGGACAGAAGCAGACTCCTCGGGACTTCCTGATGCACCAGGCAGGTGTGCTGGGTGGACTTGTGGAAGTGCTGCTGGGAGCCTTAGTTCCTGGGGGTCCTCCTGCCCCTACCCGGCCCCCATGCACCCGTGATGGGCCCTCTGACTGTGTCCTGGCTGCTGACTGGCTGCCTTCTCTGCTACTGCTGTTAGAAGGCACACGCTGGCAGGCCCTGGTGCAGGTGCAGCCCAGTGTGGACCCCACTAGTGCCACAGGCCTTGATGGGAGGGAGACAGCCCCTCACCTTTTGCAGGGTCTCTTGGGTTTGCTTACCCCAACAGGGGAGCTGGGCTCTGAGGGGGTTCTTTGGGACGGTCTGCTACGCACAGTGGGGGCCCCCCTCAATGCTGCCTTCCAGGAGGGGCTGCTCCGTGTCACTCACTCCCTGCAGGATGAGGTCTTTTCCATTCTGGGGCAGCCAGAACCCGATGCCAATGGGCAGTGCCAGGGAG GTAACCTTCAACAGCTGCTCTTATG GGGCGTCCGACACAACCTTTCCTGGGATGTTCAGGCGCTGGGCTTTCTGTCTGgatcaccacccccaccccctgccctcctCCACTGCCTGAGTACGGGTGTGCCTCTGCCAAGGGCTTCCCAGCCCTCAGCCCACATCAGCCCTCGCCAACGGCGAGCCATCTCTGTGGAGGCCCTCTGCGAGAACCACCCAGGCCCAGTACCACCCTATAGCATTTCCAACTTCTCCATCCACTTGCTCTGCCAGCATGCCAAGCCTGCCACACCACAGCCTCCTCCCAGCTCCGCTGCCATCTGCCAGACAGCTGTGTGGTATGCAGTCTCATGGGCACCAGGTGCTCAAGGCTGGCTACAGGCCTGCCATGACCAGTTGCCTGATCAGTTTCTGGATGCAATCTGTAGCAATCTTTCCTTTTCAGCACTGTCCAGCTCCAACCGCCACCTGGTAAAGCGGCTCTGTGCTGGCCtgctcccaccccccaccagctGCCCTGAAGGCCCACCCCCTGTTCCCCTCACCCCAGAGATCTTCTGGGGCTGCTTCTTGGAGAACAAGACTCTGTGGGCTGAGCGACTGTGTGGGGAGGCAAGTCTGCAGGCTGTGCCCCCcagcaaccaggcttgggttCAGCATGTGTGTGAGGGCCCCACCCCAGATGTCACTGCTTCTCCACCCTGCCACATTGGTCCCTGTGGGGAACGCTGCCCAGATGGGGGCAGCTTTCTGGTCATGGTCTGTGCCAATGACACCATGTATGAGGTAATAGTGCCCTTCTGGCCTTGGCTAGCAGGCCAGTGCAGGATAAATCGTGGAGGTAATGACACTTGCTTCCTAGAAGGCCTGCTGGGCCCTCTTCTGCCCTCTCTGCCACCACTGGGACCATCACCCCTCTGCCTGGCCCCTGGCCCCTTCCTGCTTGGCATGCTATCCCAACTGCCACGCTGTCAGTCCTCTGTACCAGCCCTTGCCCACCCTGCACGCCTACACTATCTCCTGCGTCTGCTGACCTTCCTCCTGGGtccaggggctggaggggctgAGGCCCAGGGAATGCTGGGTCGGGCCCTGCTGCTCTCCAGTCTCCCAGACAACTGCTCCTTCTGGGATGCCTTCCGCCCAGAGGGTCGGCACAGCGTGCTGCGGACAGTCGGGGAGTACTTGGTACAGGAGGAGCAGCCAACCCCACCGGGCTTTGAACCCACTTTATGGTATGAGCAAGATGGAGCTACTGGTATGAGCAAGATGGAGCTGCTGGCCTGCTTCAGC CCAGTGCTTTGGGATCTGCTCCAGCGGGAGAAGAGTGTCTGGGCCCTGCAGATTCTAGTACAG GCATACCTGCACATGCCACTGGAAAATCTCCAGCAGCTGGTGCTTTCAGCAGAAAAGGAGGCTGCTCAGGGCTTCTTGACACTCATGCAACGTTCCTGGGCCCAGTTGCAG GTACCACCATCTGAGGAACAGGCCCTGGGTCGCCTGACAGCCCTGCTGCTCCAGCGGTACCCACGCCTCACCTCCCAGCTCTTCATTGACCTGTCACCACTCATCCCTTTCTTGGCTGTCTCTGACCTGATGCGCTTCCCACCATCCCTGTTGGCCAACGATAGCGT CCTGGCTGCCATCCGGGATTATAGCCCAGGAATGAGGCCTGAACAGAAGGAGGCTCTGGCAAAAAGACTGCTGGCCCCTGAACTGTTTGGGGAAGTGCCTGCCTGGCCCCAGGAGCTGCTGTTGGCAGTACTACCCCTGCTTCCCCATCTCCCTCTGGAGAACTTTCTGCAGCTCAGCCCTCACCAG ATCCAGGCCCTGGAGGATAGTTGGCCAGCAGCAGGCCTTGGGCCAGGGCATGCCCGACATGTGCTGCGCAGCCTGGTGAACCAGAGTGTCCAGGATGGCAAGGAGCAGGTGCGCAG GCTTGGGCCCCTCGCCTGTTTCCTGAgccctgaggagctgcagagcctGGTACCCTTGAGTGATCCAATGGGGCCGGTAGAACGGGGGCTGCTGGAATGTGCGGCCAACGGGACCCTCAGCCCTGAAGGACGG GTGGCATATGAACTTCTGGGGGTGTTGCGCTCATCTGGTGGAGCTGTGCTGAGCCCCCGGGAGCTGCGAGTCTGGGCCCCTCTCTTCCCTCAGCTGGGCCTCCGCTTCCTGCAGGAGTTGTCAGAGCCCCAGCTTAGAGCCATGCTTCCTGCCCTGCAGGGAACCAGTGTCACACCTGCCCAG GCTGTCCTGCTGCTTGGACGGCTCCTCCCTAGGCATGAT CTGTCCTTGGAGGATCTCTGCTCCTTGCACCCTCTGCTGCCAGGCCTCAGCCCCCAGACACTCCAGGCCATCCCTAGGCGAGTTCTCTTTGGAGCCTGTTCCTGCCTGGCCCCTGAACTGTCACGCCTCTCAGCCTGCCAGACCGCAGCGCTGCTGCAGACCTTTCGG GTGAAAGATGGCGTTAAAAATGTGGGTACAACAGGTGCCGGTGCAGCTGTGTGTATCCCTGGTCAG CCCATCCCTACCACCTGGCCAGACTGCCTGCTTCCCCTGCTCCCATTAAAGCTGCTACAACTGGACTCTGCAGCTCTTCTGGAGAACCGAAGGCGCTACCGAGAATTGCCCTGGTCTGAGCAGCAG GCACAGTTTCTCTGGAAGAAAATAGAGGTGCCTAATAACCTGACCCTCAGGAATCTGCA GGATCTGGGCACTCTGGCAGGCGGCATGTCCTGTGAGTTTCTGCAGCAGATCAGCTTGGTGGTAGATTTCCTTGAAGTGGTGCACATGATCTATCAACTGCCCACTGGGGTTCGAGGGAGCCTG AGGGCCTGTATCTGGGCAGAGATACAGCGGAGGATGATAATGCCAGTGCCAGAGTTGACAACCCTGGGGCCAGAATTGAGTGGACTGGATACCAGGTTACTTCTGGACTTACC GGTCCAGTTGATGGACAGACTGTCCAATGAAACCATTATGTTGGTGGTGGAGCTGGTACAAGGAGCTCCAGAGCAGCTGCTGGCACTGACCCCACTCCACCAGGCAGCCTTGGCAGAGAGGGCACTACAAAACCTG GTTCCAAAGGAGACCCCAGTCTCAGGGGAAGTGCTGGAGACATTGGGCCCCTTGATCGGATTCCTTGGGAGAGACAGCACACGACGGATTCCCCTACAGATCCTGCTGTCCCATCTCAGTCAGCTGCAGGGCTTCTGCCTAGGAGAGACATTTGCTGCAGAGCTGGGATGGCTGCTGTTGCAAGAGCCTGTGCTTGG GAAACCAGAATTGTGGAGCCAGGATGAAGTAGAGCAAGCTGGACGCCTAGTATTCACTCTGTCTACTGAGTCTATATCCTTGATTCCCAGG GAGGCCTTGGGCCCAGAGACCCTGGAGAGGCTTCTAGaaaagcagcagagctgggagcagAGCAGAGTTGGACGCCTGTGTGGGGGGCCACAGCTTGCTCTCAAGAAAGCAGCCCTGGTAGCTGGGGTTGTGCAGGCAGCCGCCGAGGATCTTCCAG AACCTGTGCCAAATTGTGCAGATGTACGGGGAACATTCCCAGCAGCCTGGTCTGCAACCCAGATTGCAGAGATGGAGCTCTCAGACTTTGAGGACTGCTTGGCACTATTTGCAGGAGACCCACAACTTGGGCCTGAGGAACTACGGGCAGCCATGGGCAAGGCAAAGCAG TTGTGGGGTCCCCCCCAGGGATTCCGTCCAGAGCAGATCCTACAGCTGGGTCGGCTCTTAATAGGTCTAGGAGAGCGGGAACTACAGGAGCTGGTCCTGGTGGACTGGGGAGTGCTGAGCACCCTGGGGCAGATAGATGGCTGGAGCTCCACCCAG CTCCGGGTTGTAGTCTCCAGTTTCCTAAGGCAGAGTGGTCGGCATGTGAGCCACCTGGACTTCATTCACCTGACAGCACTGGGTTACTTACTCTGTGGACTGAGGCCAGAGGAACTACAGCATATCAACAGTTGGGAATTTAG CCAAGCAGCTCTCTTTCTGGGCAACCTGCATCTCCAGTGCTCTGAGAAACAACTGGAGGTTCTGGTCCAGCTCCTTGTGCTGCCTGGTGGCTTTGGCCCAGTTAGTAACTGGGGGCCTGAGATCTTCACTGAAATTGGCACAATAGCAG CTGGGATCCCAGACCTGGCTCTTTCAGCACTGCTGCAGGGACAGATCCAGGGCCTTACGCCTCTTGCCATTTCTGTCATCCCTGCTCCTAAATTTGCT